In Xenorhabdus poinarii G6, the following are encoded in one genomic region:
- the trhO gene encoding oxygen-dependent tRNA uridine(34) hydroxylase TrhO codes for MPVLHNRISNKELKERMLAETEPRTTISFYKYFTIAEPQVFRDSLYQKFTELSVFGRVYIAKEGINAQISVPSKNVDALKTLLEEADPALLNLRLNIALEDDGKSFWVLRMKVRELIVADGIDDDTFDPSKTGEYLKAEQVNQMLDDPETVFVDMRNHYEYEVGHFENAIEIPSDTFREQLPMAVEMLKENRDKNIVMYCTGGIRCEKASAYMLHNGFNKVYHVEGGIIEYARKAKEQGLPVRFIGKNFVFDERMGERISEDVIAHCHQCGTTCDSHTNCQNDGCHLLFIQCPSCAARFDGCCSDACREEMKLPDDEQRIRRAGRENGAKIFNKSRYRLNGGLDITSLQSIK; via the coding sequence ATGCCAGTGTTACATAACCGTATTTCTAATAAAGAGTTGAAAGAGCGCATGTTGGCGGAAACTGAGCCGCGCACGACGATCTCTTTTTATAAGTATTTTACCATCGCTGAACCACAAGTTTTTCGTGACAGTCTGTATCAAAAATTTACTGAACTCTCTGTTTTTGGCCGGGTTTACATTGCTAAAGAAGGTATCAATGCGCAGATTAGCGTACCTTCCAAAAATGTTGATGCATTGAAAACATTGTTAGAAGAGGCGGATCCGGCCTTATTGAATTTGCGTCTTAACATTGCGCTGGAAGATGATGGTAAGTCATTTTGGGTGTTGCGGATGAAAGTGCGTGAACTGATTGTTGCTGACGGTATTGACGACGACACGTTTGATCCGTCTAAAACAGGCGAATACCTGAAAGCGGAGCAGGTTAACCAAATGCTGGATGATCCTGAAACCGTTTTTGTCGATATGCGCAACCATTATGAATATGAAGTCGGGCATTTCGAGAACGCGATTGAAATTCCATCAGATACGTTTCGTGAACAACTGCCAATGGCGGTAGAAATGCTGAAGGAGAATAGGGATAAAAATATTGTTATGTATTGTACTGGCGGGATTCGTTGTGAAAAAGCGAGTGCTTATATGTTGCATAACGGTTTTAATAAAGTCTACCACGTAGAGGGTGGCATTATTGAATATGCGCGTAAGGCGAAAGAACAGGGATTACCCGTCCGGTTTATCGGTAAGAACTTTGTCTTTGATGAGCGTATGGGCGAACGTATTTCTGAAGACGTTATTGCTCACTGTCATCAATGCGGAACCACATGTGATAGCCATACCAATTGTCAGAACGATGGTTGCCATTTGTTGTTTATCCAGTGTCCTTCCTGTGCCGCGCGTTTCGACGGTTGTTGTAGCGACGCTTGTCGTGAAGAGATGAAACTGCCTGACGATGAACAACGTATTCGTCGAGCAGGAAGAGAAAACGGGGCTAAGATTTTCAATAAATCCCGCTATCGGCTAAATGGCGGTTTGGATATAACATCGCTGCAATCGATTAAGTAG